In Argonema galeatum A003/A1, the following proteins share a genomic window:
- a CDS encoding retroviral-like aspartic protease family protein: MQVQSNNPMGKVFATLTLINRADEILAEAGVISQEQIRSITLKNVLVDTGATTLCLPPEVIAQLGLKLLKEVDVATAMGIGKARIFRDATISMFDREGTFECLELPGGGDALLGVIPLEALGLEIDLQNQTLKPLPISPTETYLTIL, translated from the coding sequence ATGCAAGTTCAAAGCAACAATCCAATGGGAAAAGTTTTCGCAACTCTGACACTCATTAATCGCGCTGACGAAATTTTGGCAGAAGCGGGGGTGATATCACAAGAACAAATCCGGTCTATTACGCTCAAAAATGTGTTGGTAGATACAGGAGCAACTACCTTGTGTTTACCACCGGAAGTAATCGCGCAACTGGGACTTAAACTCCTTAAAGAAGTAGACGTAGCAACGGCAATGGGAATTGGTAAAGCTCGAATTTTCCGAGATGCTACCATATCTATGTTCGATCGTGAAGGAACGTTCGAGTGTTTGGAGTTACCGGGAGGTGGAGATGCTCTTTTGGGAGTGATTCCTTTGGAAGCTTTGGGGTTAGAAATCGATCTGCAAAATCAAACTTTGAAGCCGTTACCCATTAGTCCAACTGAAACTTATTTGACGATTTTGTAG
- a CDS encoding PKD domain-containing protein codes for MATVKKFSITTAFAASIALASVSTAQAATLGGQLFSTGGDVSVRILGGDAKATSYLSLYSPWYQGIGSNREPGKVVNVGSFGAGQELIFGINVNGGNTYLMGPSSRNPDNTPHAVVDFLAPGVAKVGFDDGWGGGDWDFNDVMFQFSGAIAPTQPAVPPTLTGVFLNGNNSDLTIYEGQSVSAALQATDPNPQPITFLVGGNPVGTDSRTSGTREVGANLGFFADEGNFTYGVQAQDSSGLYSNTITRTLNVLNVDPILTSLTQDIAEIRTETLFDFAATATDPGINDVLTYDWDFDSNGLFDDFTGLSGKWSFADPGLHNVNLRVSDGDGGFAYGSFKVKAVPEPSSVLGLLAFGAFGVSSLLKRKQQQKVLNSVATD; via the coding sequence ATGGCTACAGTGAAAAAGTTTTCAATAACTACGGCTTTTGCAGCATCTATCGCTTTGGCAAGCGTTAGTACAGCTCAAGCAGCGACTCTCGGAGGGCAACTTTTCTCGACCGGGGGGGATGTATCGGTACGGATTCTCGGTGGTGATGCGAAAGCTACCAGCTATTTGAGCCTTTATTCTCCGTGGTATCAAGGTATTGGCAGCAACCGCGAACCTGGCAAAGTGGTCAACGTAGGAAGCTTCGGAGCTGGGCAAGAACTGATCTTCGGGATAAACGTCAATGGTGGAAATACCTACCTGATGGGTCCAAGTTCGCGTAACCCTGACAATACACCCCATGCCGTTGTTGACTTTCTAGCGCCTGGAGTAGCAAAGGTTGGGTTTGATGATGGATGGGGAGGGGGGGATTGGGACTTCAACGATGTTATGTTCCAGTTTTCTGGAGCGATAGCACCTACCCAACCTGCTGTCCCTCCGACCCTTACTGGTGTTTTCCTCAACGGCAACAATTCCGATCTCACCATCTATGAAGGTCAATCGGTATCGGCGGCGCTGCAAGCTACCGACCCCAACCCACAGCCTATCACCTTCTTAGTTGGCGGCAATCCTGTTGGCACAGATTCTCGTACTTCAGGCACTCGCGAAGTAGGTGCAAATTTAGGTTTCTTTGCTGATGAAGGGAATTTCACCTATGGAGTACAAGCGCAGGACAGCAGTGGTTTGTACAGCAATACTATTACTCGGACTTTGAACGTCCTGAACGTTGACCCGATCCTCACCAGCTTGACTCAAGATATAGCGGAAATCCGTACTGAAACACTGTTCGATTTTGCTGCCACCGCAACAGATCCCGGAATTAATGATGTTTTGACTTATGATTGGGACTTCGATAGCAATGGTTTATTTGACGATTTTACCGGACTTAGCGGTAAATGGTCGTTCGCTGATCCCGGTCTTCATAATGTGAATTTGCGTGTTTCAGATGGTGATGGCGGTTTCGCTTACGGTTCTTTCAAGGTTAAAGCTGTCCCCGAACCTTCTTCTGTATTAGGTTTATTGGCATTTGGCGCTTTCGGTGTTAGTTCGCTGTTGAAGCGCAAACAGCAACAGAAGGTTTTGAATTCAGTTGCAACTGATTGA